Genomic DNA from Cytophagia bacterium CHB2:
CAGAGAAGCAGATGCCGCCGCGATGCTGGGCCAGGTGCTCGATGGCCAGACGGAGCCGCCGGGGACCGCTCGGGCCGATGTGGATCCAATCCGAGCCGGGCGGGAAGGCGTCGTCGGGCAAGGTCTCACTGAATAGCGAATAGTCGATACGAAAGTCCTCGCTGGAGATCCGCGACTTAGGCACGCCCGTGGAGCCGCCGGTTTCGAAGACATAGATGGGCATCCCGGCCAACCCCCTTGGAATCCAGCGCTGGACGGGGCCGCCGCGCAGCCATTCGTCTTCGAAATGGCCAAGCTTTTTCAAATCATCATAGCCGTGAATTTCTTTGCGCGGATCGAAATTCAGTTTGGCGGCAAATTCCAGCCAGAATGGGCACCCGGTTTCGGGACTGAAATGCCATTGCACCATTTCGCGGACGTGCTCATCGAGGCGGCGCTGCGCTGTGGTAATTTTGTTTGAAAGAGAAGCTGTGCTGTTTTTCATGTTTGCTCATGAAGTAAGGTCAAAATGATTCATCCGAATTTTTTCCTTATGCCGCTTTTCTACGTTTGCGCGCTTTGGCATACGCCGGCGAATAAGATTCGATCTTGCGCATGGCGTCGCGATCGTAGACTTCCTCGCTGCAATTTGGGCACTTATAAAATTCCAACGCGGGAACGATATAAGCCCGGCCTTGAAAATTGCCGGTCCAATTTCGCTTGACCATTTTGATTTTGTTGCTACCGCAAGTTGGGCAGGTTGTGATTTTTAGCAACATATGTAATCGCCTCTCGTTAGACCGATCTCTTTGAAGAGATCAGAAAGTAAAAGGTTTCTTTACCAGCTTCATCCTTGAATTTGCCTTTGGAGTAAATGAATACTCCTTCAAGGTTCGTGCTTTGAATGACGTAAAGATACTCCGCGGCTTTTTCACGCAAAGGACTGCGAGAGCGCAAGGACTCGCTGTCCGCGAATGCAGGGCTTTCCACCCATCACGTTCGGATCGAATGTTATGCGTTGAAGATTTTGCATATGGTAATTCCTTGTCGTTGGCCAGTTCACAACCGCCATAAATAAGACGCCTTCGAGAAAAAGCCGCGCTGGGTTTCAAGATAGCGATCCCGCGGGTTCGATTCCAAGTCTTTCTCATACAGCGAGCCGTAGCCCAGATGCAGCACGGTTCCGGGAATGTACGTGAACGAGGCGAGGAAATCCGTGAGCAAGCGCCGCCGCAGCGTGTTGTTTTCAACGATGCCGCGGAAAAACAAATAACGGTTGACTTGATACGTCAGCCGCAAGCGGGAAATCGCGCCGTCGAAGATTTGCCGGGAGGAAGATTCATCGAACAAATCCGCATACGTGAGCGTGAGATTGGCGTTCAGCTTGTCCGAAGGCTGGTAGATCAGATTCATCAGCGCATCGCTTCTCTTCGCTTGCGTCGCGGCTTCGTAATAAATCCCCTTGCCGCCGCCGTACGCCAGGCGCAAAAAAACTTGTTTCGTAAGCTGGCTGCTTGCGCCCAGGGTCCAGCCGCTGGTTTGGAATCTCTTTCCGGCAAAAACTTCGGTGGAGTAATTGGCGTTGATGGCAATGTTCGCATTGCGCCGCGGAATGAAACGCAGCGTGAAGATATTGTCGGTTTCAAAAAGATCGCTGGGCTTGTCTTTCACCTGCGCGCTTGTCAGACTCACATCGATGCGGCGAATGAAACCGGATTTGGGATAAAACTTGGGCGTCACCGTGGCGCGCGCCCGTGAAATGCCGGTGCGCGTCAAAAATCCCGACACGGTCGTAAAGTCATCGGAAAGATCCTGCACGCCGAGATTGACATCGAGATTGCGCGTGTTGTAAAGATAGTCCAAGCCAAGCGCATGCCCGTCTTGCACCGGCAGCGCAGCCCCGGCTTTATATTGCGACAAAAAAAGATGATAACCCAAAATGCTCGACTCGTTGATGCGCATCTGCCCGTCCGGTCCGGCAACTCGGTTATGGCCGTTTTTTTCTTCGCGTCCGGTGTAAAATGCGCCGATGAAGCTGTCGCCGCGCAGCGCGCGCTTGTAGCGCAAAAGTGAAGCGTGCGCATGCTTGCCCTCGCTGCCGGCGGGCAGATCATCGAGCGCATCGATCAAGGCGAGGAAATTCTTCTTGCCGATTTTTCCGGAAAGCTTTATGCCCGCGATGGGATTAACAATGGTGCGGGTGTGCGCCACTTCCAACAGCGGGTCATTGCCGTTGCCGCCGGCAAAATTATAATTCTCGTCGCCTTCGAGAAAGAACGGGCGCTTCTCGGGATAAAACAGCGCGAAACGCAAATTGCGATCGACTTGCCCGGCGTCCGCTTCCACTTGGCTGAAGTCGGGATTGTACGTACCGTCCAAAATCAACTCGGAGGTCAAACCGTATTTCGTGGTAACGCTGAATTCATTTTCATCGCCTTCGGAAACCAGGCGGCCATCCGCGCGCGAGCTTCTCTGGCTGTGCGTCACGCCGGGCAGCAATTCGAACAAACGATAGTTCTTCACATCATGAATCACCATCGGGTGCATTTGCGTGAGAAAGAACATGCCGCGCTCGGGCTTGAGCGGCGGGAATGTGCCCTGCTCGGCGCGGCGGCTCACGCGCCGCTCGAACACCACGCCCATTTCCACTTGCGCGCGATTGGCAAAACGAATGCTCTTGAACGGAATCTGAACTTCGATGGTGTAGCCTGCACTGTCGATCGCGCCGGCGCTGTGCCAAATCAAATCGATGCCGGCATCTTCGCTGCCGTTGGCAAAGCGCGTGTCTTCTTGAATGCCCGCCGGGTTGACGTAAAATCCGTACAGCGCTTGCTGATCGTTGAAGGAATCGAGATTGATGCAAATCCAATCATCCGGGCGGATGTTGTCGCGCTTGGTCACCGAAGTTTTGATTTTATGCGGCTCGCGATCGAAACAGCGAAACGCGAAATAGAGATTTTCGTGATCGTAGGCGTAATAAACCACGGTTTGATCGGGCATCTCCAGCCCAAAATCCGGCACAAAGGTTTTGAAACCGGTGACCGAGGGCGCTTGCTGCCAGGCGAGATCATCGAGTTTGCCGTCGATAACCGGCGGGGTGTTGACGCGCAAAGGCGTGAGCGCATCGTTCGCGCGTGCGGGAAAAATGGAAACGACTACCAAAAGACACGACAGCAGCGTCAAGGGTTTTCGCATAGGCATAGGTTATTTGTTCTTGTGAAGCCCGGCCAACGCATCAAAACCGCCATCGGACAATTTCTCGCAATCCGTTGGCAGCCTTTATCCGTTAAACACTTTTTTTCAAATATGTTCCATGACACCACAGCAGTAATACTGGCGTCTCACGTGTCCACCTCATCCCAAATACGAACGTGATTCGTTTCCGGCAGATAAAGCGAGCCGATGATGAAGGTCATCAGCGCGATGGCTATCGGATACGCCAGGCCCGCATAAATATTGCCGGTAGCGGCCACGATTGCCGAGGCGATCAACGGCGTGAAGCCGCCGAACTCGCCGTTGCCGAGATGATAGGGCAGCGACATCGAGGTATAACGAATCTTTGCCGGAAACAACTCCACGAGAAACGCGGCAATCGGCCCGTAGACCATGGTCACGTAAATCACTTGAATGAAAACCAGCAGCACCAGCATGACGTGATTTATGGGATCGGCGAAATGGTGCATCGCTTTGTAAATCGGAACATACGTGAGGGCGGAGATCAGGCAGCCGGCCATCATGATTTTCTTGCGCCCGATCGTGTCCGAGAGCTTGCCAAAAACGATGAAGAACGGCGTTGCCAGGGCCAGGGCAATCGCGATGATAATGTATGATGTCACATAATCGATCTTGAGGGCGGTTTGCATAAAGAAGAGCGCATAGAATTGGCCGGTATACCACACCACTGCCTGCCCGGCGGTCGCGCCAAACAGCGCGAGCAAAATCAGCTTCCAGTTGCGCTTGTTGCCGAAGCTGTCTTTGATCGGCGCTTTGGAAGTTTTACCGGCATCTTTGAGCTTGGCAAACAGCGGCGATTCGCGCAGCTTCACCCGGATATAAAGCGACAAGCCCAGCAACAATGAGGAAAGTAAAAACGGAATTCTCCAGCCCCAGGTTTTGAAGGCCTCCTCGCCGACGCCGAGCCGCGTAGCCAACACCACGGCGAGCGCAAGAAAAAAACCGAGCGTGGCCGTGGTTTGAATGTAGCTGGTGTAGTAGCCGCGCTGATGATCCGGCGCATGCTCAGCAACATAAGTTGCGGCGCCGCCGTATTCACCGCCCAGCGCCAAGCCTTGCAGCAAGCGCAAAATCACCAAAATTATCGGCGCGGCAATGCCGATTTGATCGTAGGTCGGTAACAAGCCAACGGCTGTGGTCGCGCCGCCCATAATGGTGAGCGTGACGAGGAACGCATATTTGCGTCCGACCAAATCGCCGACACGGCCGAACACCACCGCGCCAAACGGCCGCACGGCAAAGCCCGCTCCGAACGTGGCCAAGCTGGCGAGAAACGCAGCCGTCGGATTGTCGGTTGGATAAAACAGGGTCGAAAAGAAAACCGCGAGCGTGCCGTAGAGATAGAAATCATACCACTCGATCATCGTGCCGGCGGAAGATGCGGCGATGACGTGGCCAATTTTGTATTCGTGAATCGCGCTGGACGCGGCGGGCTTGGGCGGCATTTTCATGAAATGGCTCCGAGGATGCAGGTTATTTTATCTTGCTTTGATTATCCATCATCACCTCCATGATAAACGACTACAAGGCTTTCCGAAAATGAATGGCGCGCTCGACTTCTTCATAACCAATCGCAAGATGCGCCTGCAAACTGATCTCGTTGCTCAATTCACAATCGCTGGCCATTTCGCGGCAACCCTGTTCGCGCGCCCATTGCTCGGCGGCTTCGACGAGGCCGCGCCCGAGGGATTGCAAGCGCAGATCAGGATCAACATACCAGCCTTCGATGTACCCGACATTGCGCGTTTCGCAGCCGTCGGCGTAGTAGCGTATGCTCGTTTCGAGAAAACCGCCGAGCGCGCCGTCCTCACGTTCAACAACGAAAACCGCAGCCTTCCGCTCATTTTGATGGAAATAATCGCCGATCTCAAGCTCGTGATCGTCTTCTCCGTCGGGCCAGAGGGCGCAGCGCATGCGTTGCCATTCGGCACGATCGGAGGGTTGTATTTCTCGGATAAGCATAACCGACAGATGACCCTATTGTATCCATCTGTTAAGCACGAATATCTCAGAGAGTACATCTTCAAGTTTTGGCGCGGAAGCGGCGATTATCTGATCGTGCAGATGCTTGTGTTCGGCAAATGACAAAGAAGGCCTGTGAGCAGCATTGTCATATCTAAAGATCAAGCGATTATCTGCATCTTGATAATGATAACTATAAGACAATTTGCCCACTTTTTGATTGACAACATCGATATATTCTTTGAAATGCAAGACTGAGCCATCAACAAATCGAATGATTCGGTTATGAGTCCCTGGGCCCCGGCGCGCAAATCATAATCAAGTTTGGTTGCGATCACAAAGCGCGTGGCAGATTAACGAGCAACGGCGTCTTTAATCTGATTGAAGTATCTCTGAATGAGCATACTCGATCTCTCGCAATTGCACTATTTTGTTTTGCAAGCTCTGTTTGAGCTTATACTCGCCAGCCCAACTCACGTATTCCTCGTCGCCCCCCTCCAAGTCTTCAGCCGCAAAATTAACCAAAAAGTATTCCGAATCGACGTGATACTTTTTTTCAAAAGGAAGTAAACGCTTTTCGGCCATTTCCAGAGCGAGAGTAAGTCTCGTGATCTCGGCTTCGACTGCCGACTTTACCAACTCGAGGGTATCGCCGTTATCCTTCTCCGACTTGACAAGAATCGTAGTACTCATTTTTGCTCTCCATGACTTTTAATAATGTCGTGGAAATCTTCAAATCCATCACTTCTTCTGCTCCAGCGCAAACAGCGTCGACCGGTTGGTCACATACAGCACGCCGTTCTTTGCCACCGGCGAGGTGTAAACCGCGCTGCCCATGTTGATTTCGTAAAGCAACTCCATTTGCTTGCCGGTTTTCAATACCGCCAGGTCGCCGTCCTCATCGCCGATGTAAACTTTGCCGTCGGCCACGTAGGGCGAGCCCCAAATCGCGGCGTAGGTGTCATACGTCCAATACAACTCGCCGGTGAGCGCGTCAAAACAATACACGAATCCGCTCAAGTCGGCGACGTAAAGCAAACCATCGGCAATCGCTGCCGTGGACATCGTCCGGTTGAAATCTTTATACCCGCGATGCCACACTACCGCCGTTTTGGTGACATCGCCTTTTTGCGTCGCATCGATCGCATAGAAATGGCTGATGCCTTCGCCGTGCTCGGGATCCTGGCCCAGGCCGATATAAACTTTGTTGTCATAAATCACCGGTGTAGCGATGAAATCGTTTTTCGTGCCCGAGCCGCCCAATTCATAAACCGCATCCGGCGGATTGCCGTCGAATTTCCAAATCAGCTTGCCGGTTTCCGGCTCGAACGAATAAATCAAGCCGTCGCCGCCGGGAAAAATCACTTGCGGCACACCTTTGATCACAGCATACGCGGGATTCGACCATTGGCCGTGCATGATATTTCCGCCCGGCGAGGCGTCTTCCCACACCAATTCGCCGGTGTTCTTGTTGATGGCGATAAAGCTTGGCGCCTGCGGCGAGGGAATGTGAATGTGGCCTTCGTCAACGCCATTGGCGGTGACGATGAACAGCAAATCGCCCACCGCAATCGGCGAGCAAACCGCGAGATTATGCGGAAAAACGTCCA
This window encodes:
- a CDS encoding YgiT-type zinc finger protein yields the protein MLLKITTCPTCGSNKIKMVKRNWTGNFQGRAYIVPALEFYKCPNCSEEVYDRDAMRKIESYSPAYAKARKRRKAA
- a CDS encoding DUF433 domain-containing protein, with amino-acid sequence MQNLQRITFDPNVMGGKPCIRGQRVLALSQSFA
- a CDS encoding MHS family MFS transporter, yielding MKMPPKPAASSAIHEYKIGHVIAASSAGTMIEWYDFYLYGTLAVFFSTLFYPTDNPTAAFLASLATFGAGFAVRPFGAVVFGRVGDLVGRKYAFLVTLTIMGGATTAVGLLPTYDQIGIAAPIILVILRLLQGLALGGEYGGAATYVAEHAPDHQRGYYTSYIQTTATLGFFLALAVVLATRLGVGEEAFKTWGWRIPFLLSSLLLGLSLYIRVKLRESPLFAKLKDAGKTSKAPIKDSFGNKRNWKLILLALFGATAGQAVVWYTGQFYALFFMQTALKIDYVTSYIIIAIALALATPFFIVFGKLSDTIGRKKIMMAGCLISALTYVPIYKAMHHFADPINHVMLVLLVFIQVIYVTMVYGPIAAFLVELFPAKIRYTSMSLPYHLGNGEFGGFTPLIASAIVAATGNIYAGLAYPIAIALMTFIIGSLYLPETNHVRIWDEVDT
- a CDS encoding GNAT family N-acetyltransferase — its product is MLIREIQPSDRAEWQRMRCALWPDGEDDHELEIGDYFHQNERKAAVFVVEREDGALGGFLETSIRYYADGCETRNVGYIEGWYVDPDLRLQSLGRGLVEAAEQWAREQGCREMASDCELSNEISLQAHLAIGYEEVERAIHFRKAL